CATGTGCGGCGTGGCAGGCGAGTTCTGCGACGGCATGCACGTGCATCCGTTCAACAGCCCCAAGTATCTGCGGGAGGTCGTGCACCCCACGGTTGAAGCGGGCCTGAAGAAGTCCGGGCGCGCGCGGAAGGACTTCACCTACGCGACCGCCACCTTCGTCGTCGTTGGCGACAATTCGAGCGAACGGAACGAACAGGCCCAGATGGTCAAGCAGCAGATCGCCTTCTACGCGTCTACGCGCACCTATCAGCCGGTCCTCGATGTCCACGGCTGGGGCGGCCTGACGGCGCAGCTACACAAGAAGAGCGTCGAGGGGGACTGGAAGGGCATGGCCGAGCTCATCACCGACGAAATGCTGGACACCTATGCGGTGACGGCGACCTACGACAACCTCCACGACAAGATCATGGAGCGCTACAAGGGACTGCTCGACCGCACGTCTCTCTACCAGCCCTACCAGCCCAACGTCGGTGACCCGCGGCTTCCCGCGCTGGTCAAGCAGTTCAACGGTTAGGCGCGCGCGATGACGAGCAAGGTGCAGGTTGAGATCAAGGCGCCCGTCGCCACCATCACGCTGAACAAGCCGGAGCGGCTGAACGCGCTCGACATCGAGGTCTGGGAGGGCATACGCGACGCGGCCGAAGCGGTCGACGGGGCGGCGGGCGTGCGCGCCGTCATCCTCCAGGGCGCGGGCGGGGCTTTCTGCGCGGGGCTCGACGTCAAGGCGGGCTCGACGCTCGG
The Candidatus Methylomirabilota bacterium genome window above contains:
- a CDS encoding TIGR03617 family F420-dependent LLM class oxidoreductase, which translates into the protein MKLDIGMLTHDLKTLPDYARKVEAMGYDCLWSAETQHDPFLPLAVAATVTSTITLGTNIATVFSRSPMITAMIAWDLQKASGGRFMLGLGSQVKAHNERRFSVKFESPGPKMAEAVRAIRAIWDCWQNGTKLAFKGQFYTFDVMTPFFNPGPIEHPKIPIMIAAVNAYMCGVAGEFCDGMHVHPFNSPKYLREVVHPTVEAGLKKSGRARKDFTYATATFVVVGDNSSERNEQAQMVKQQIAFYASTRTYQPVLDVHGWGGLTAQLHKKSVEGDWKGMAELITDEMLDTYAVTATYDNLHDKIMERYKGLLDRTSLYQPYQPNVGDPRLPALVKQFNG